A DNA window from Pirellulales bacterium contains the following coding sequences:
- a CDS encoding alanine--glyoxylate aminotransferase family protein yields the protein MLSVPTRYLHGPGPSPVPDSVLEAMALPCIGHMDPEFMRIMNEVREMLQAVFLTKNEMTLACSGTGSAGAEMLMDNLVEPGDSCLVGINGVFGGRLTDKARRAGGEVHNLTADWGQVFDQDAVIDEVNRLKPKVVVLVHAETSTGALQPVDRIGEAVRRHGGLFVIDCVTSLGGLPVKIDEWQVDAAYSGTQKCLSCPPGLAPVTLGPRAMEKVANRKTPCNSWYLDLKLVGNYWSGNRAYHHTAPINMNYALHEALRLALDEGLEARFARHRRVHEQLKAALVERGFTYASDPDNSLPMLNLVNIPSYVDDEAAVRGQLLTDRQLEIGGGLGALAGKCWRIGLMGHGATEESVARILAGIDALAPATA from the coding sequence ATGCTGTCCGTCCCCACGCGTTATCTCCACGGCCCTGGGCCCTCGCCCGTTCCCGATTCGGTGCTCGAGGCGATGGCGTTGCCCTGCATCGGGCACATGGACCCCGAATTCATGCGGATCATGAACGAAGTCCGCGAGATGCTGCAGGCGGTCTTCCTAACAAAGAACGAGATGACCCTTGCCTGCTCGGGGACCGGTTCGGCCGGGGCCGAGATGCTGATGGACAATCTCGTCGAGCCGGGGGACTCATGTCTCGTCGGGATCAACGGCGTGTTCGGCGGGCGGCTGACCGACAAGGCTCGTCGCGCCGGGGGGGAAGTCCACAACCTCACGGCCGACTGGGGGCAGGTGTTCGACCAGGACGCGGTGATCGACGAAGTGAACCGGCTGAAGCCAAAGGTCGTCGTGCTGGTGCATGCGGAAACTTCGACCGGCGCGTTGCAGCCGGTCGATCGAATCGGCGAAGCGGTCCGGCGGCACGGGGGGCTGTTCGTCATCGACTGCGTCACGTCGCTCGGCGGGCTGCCGGTGAAGATCGACGAATGGCAGGTCGACGCGGCGTACTCGGGGACGCAGAAGTGCCTCTCCTGTCCGCCGGGGCTGGCGCCTGTGACGCTTGGGCCGCGGGCGATGGAGAAGGTCGCCAACCGCAAGACGCCGTGCAACTCGTGGTATCTCGATCTCAAACTGGTGGGCAACTACTGGTCGGGCAACCGGGCGTATCATCACACGGCGCCGATCAACATGAATTATGCGCTGCACGAGGCCCTGCGGCTGGCGCTCGACGAGGGGCTCGAAGCCCGCTTTGCGCGGCATCGCCGGGTGCACGAGCAACTCAAGGCGGCGCTCGTCGAGCGCGGGTTTACCTACGCGTCGGACCCCGACAACTCGTTGCCGATGCTGAATCTGGTGAACATCCCCTCCTACGTCGACGACGAAGCCGCGGTGCGGGGGCAGTTGCTGACGGATCGGCAGTTGGAAATCGGCGGCGGGCTCGGCGCCCTGGCGGGCAAATGCTGGCGGATCGGCCTCATGGGCCACGGGGCCACCGAGGAAAGCGTCGCGCGGATCCTTGCGGGGATCGACGCGTTGGCGCCCGCGACGGCGTGA
- a CDS encoding LacI family DNA-binding transcriptional regulator has protein sequence MSGTSAPRLKDVAEAANVSLSAASRILRGEQERFGEETCQRVLEAARKLGWRRNLLVNGIQTGRTKTVGVMIPPFDSFWVDVLAGIHLCLESADYLPITVWVGDCQEFPHFEKEEEQGLRQISRLLDRRVDGLILWPSFAVAYYEHFREFIERRVPCVVIDHEFSEDRIADSIETDEQRCARTVAEHLLSLGHRRIACLSARETAWQAWAVRRRASFEAAVHEIAGLDVSIWRLNQWGTNGLEVAAEILSLDPRPTAVFCVTDHEAVYVYEAAERMGLKIPSDLSVIGFADLDFAAAMHPPLTTMRQRPKEIGRRAAQLILDRLDGDYGDSPPTTIRVAGDLIVRASCSPCHAP, from the coding sequence ATGTCCGGCACCTCCGCACCCCGGTTGAAGGACGTCGCCGAGGCCGCTAACGTCTCGCTCAGCGCTGCCTCACGTATCCTCCGCGGCGAGCAGGAACGGTTCGGCGAGGAGACCTGTCAACGGGTCCTCGAGGCGGCCCGCAAACTCGGTTGGCGCCGCAATCTGCTCGTCAACGGCATCCAAACCGGCCGCACCAAAACGGTCGGCGTCATGATTCCGCCGTTCGATTCGTTCTGGGTCGACGTCCTCGCCGGGATCCACCTCTGCCTGGAATCGGCCGACTACTTGCCGATCACCGTCTGGGTCGGCGACTGCCAGGAGTTTCCGCACTTCGAGAAGGAGGAGGAACAAGGCCTACGGCAGATCAGCCGACTGCTCGATCGCCGGGTGGACGGGCTGATCCTGTGGCCGTCGTTCGCGGTGGCGTACTACGAACATTTTCGCGAGTTCATCGAGCGTCGCGTTCCGTGCGTGGTGATCGACCACGAGTTCTCAGAAGATCGGATCGCCGACTCCATTGAAACGGACGAACAGCGGTGCGCCCGCACCGTCGCCGAGCACCTGCTTTCGCTGGGCCATCGGCGGATCGCGTGCCTCTCGGCCCGCGAGACGGCTTGGCAAGCCTGGGCGGTGCGGCGCCGGGCCTCGTTCGAGGCCGCAGTTCACGAAATCGCCGGGCTCGACGTCTCGATCTGGCGACTCAATCAGTGGGGAACCAATGGCCTGGAAGTTGCCGCCGAGATCCTCTCGCTCGATCCTCGGCCGACGGCCGTCTTCTGCGTCACCGACCACGAGGCTGTCTACGTCTATGAGGCAGCCGAGCGAATGGGACTGAAGATTCCGTCCGACCTCTCTGTGATCGGGTTCGCCGATCTCGATTTTGCGGCGGCAATGCACCCCCCGCTCACCACCATGCGGCAGCGGCCGAAAGAGATCGGCCGTCGCGCGGCACAGTTAATTCTCGACCGCCTCGACGGCGACTACGGCGACAGCCCCCCGACGACGATCCGCGTCGCGGGCGACCTGATCGTACGGGCCTCGTGCAGCCCGTGCCATGCGCCGTAA
- a CDS encoding glycoside hydrolase family 130 protein — protein MADTTSSLEADAAALTGQAGSNGRTSQVGTGAIPWQQRPAGSRELVWRHSGNPVIGRHHMPGAQGIYNSAVVPYGDGFAGVFRVELRTRYPQLHAGWSDDGLDWHIEPAPISFHGAKDAPDGAEYAYDPRVCKIDDAYYVTWCGGHNGPTISVAKTQDFQSFERLENAFLPFNRNGVLFPRKIGGKYLMLSRPSDDGHTPFGDVYLSQSPDMCHWGMHRLVMRKGGDRTGQWWQRTKVGAGPIPIETADGWLMIYHGVMDTCNGFVYSMGAALLDLEEPWKVLARTNQHVMTPEADYEVFGHVPNVVFPCAALVDKANDRLAIYYGAADTFSCIAYAHLSELVAFTKEHSAVF, from the coding sequence ATGGCAGACACGACTTCATCGCTTGAAGCGGACGCCGCCGCTCTGACAGGGCAGGCCGGCTCAAACGGACGCACGTCCCAGGTTGGAACCGGGGCGATTCCCTGGCAACAGCGTCCCGCCGGATCCCGTGAACTCGTTTGGCGTCACTCCGGAAATCCGGTCATCGGGCGGCATCACATGCCGGGGGCTCAGGGCATCTACAACAGCGCGGTCGTCCCGTATGGCGACGGTTTTGCGGGCGTGTTTCGGGTTGAACTGCGGACTCGGTATCCGCAACTGCACGCCGGGTGGAGCGACGACGGGCTCGATTGGCACATCGAGCCGGCGCCGATCTCGTTTCACGGCGCCAAGGACGCCCCCGACGGGGCCGAGTACGCCTACGATCCGCGGGTTTGCAAGATCGATGACGCGTACTACGTCACTTGGTGCGGCGGGCACAACGGCCCGACGATCAGCGTCGCCAAGACCCAGGACTTCCAATCCTTCGAGCGGTTGGAAAACGCGTTTCTGCCGTTCAATCGCAACGGCGTGTTGTTCCCGCGCAAGATCGGGGGCAAGTACTTGATGTTGAGCCGGCCCAGCGACGACGGACACACGCCCTTCGGCGACGTCTATCTGAGCCAGAGCCCCGACATGTGCCACTGGGGCATGCATCGGCTCGTGATGCGCAAAGGGGGGGATCGCACGGGACAGTGGTGGCAGCGGACCAAGGTCGGAGCCGGGCCGATCCCGATCGAGACCGCCGACGGCTGGCTGATGATCTACCACGGCGTGATGGACACCTGCAACGGCTTCGTCTACAGCATGGGGGCCGCCTTGCTCGATTTGGAAGAGCCGTGGAAGGTGCTCGCCCGCACGAATCAGCACGTCATGACCCCCGAGGCCGATTACGAAGTTTTCGGACACGTGCCGAACGTCGTGTTCCCGTGCGCGGCGTTGGTCGACAAGGCGAACGATCGGCTGGCAATTTATTACGGCGCCGCCGACACGTTCTCGTGCATCGCGTATGCTCATCTCAGCGAGCTCGTCGCGTTTACGAAAGAGCACTCCGCGGTCTTCTAG
- the xdhB gene encoding xanthine dehydrogenase molybdopterin binding subunit, producing MGTIGRSLPHDSARGHVAGSAHYIEDLPAAVGELWVTLVGAPVAAGRIRAIHVERAVATPGVVAAYTHHDLPGHNVFGPIIPDEPFLASERVSYLGQPVVAIAAESRRAARTAAKLVAIECDAEAPILSIEQSIAAESFIGPRRVIERGDVNAAFAAAPHVLEGVFESNGQEQFYFESQASLAIPEEEGRVRVISSTQNPTETQTMVAEALGLGLHEVVCECRRMGGGFGGKETQSAIPAAMVALAAVKTGRPARIVLTKDEDMRVTGKRHAYKSWYKVAYDDDGRLLAVAIDFYSNGGAFADLSTSVLERTLLHADNAYFLPAARITGHICRTNLPPNTAFRGFGGPQGIVVIENILQEVAQTLGIDALDVRRANLYRDGDDARNTTHYGQVVRDHVLVETFDRLETSSDYRRRMAEVERHNATPGAGTVKGLALTAVKFGISFTAKFLNQGNALVNVYTDGTVQVSTGGTEMGQGLNTKVRQIVADEFGLEVERVRLMTASTEKNHNTSPTAASAGTDLNGAAAVDACRQIKQRMTEFAADRFAAAHPELPRSAADVVFVDGFVVDRRLADPAHRIPFDRFCDAARRERIDIGARGFFATPVAGMDWDQGQGSPFFYYTTGAAVVEVSIDRFTGDLTLDRLDLVMDVGRMINPGVDRGQVIGGLVQGLGWCTTEELKYDDQGALLSTGPTTYKIPNVTDLPRTITVDFIDNPKHAVNVARSKAVGEPPLMLGIAAWAAAKHALSQANPAHVAPLRLPATNEECLMRLVEALAAKETPLAPTNGRPRSVPGIPAPQMDAESR from the coding sequence ATGGGAACCATCGGACGCTCGCTCCCTCACGATTCCGCCCGCGGCCATGTCGCCGGGTCGGCTCACTACATCGAAGACCTGCCGGCCGCGGTCGGCGAGTTGTGGGTGACGCTCGTCGGCGCCCCTGTCGCGGCGGGGAGGATCCGCGCAATACATGTCGAGCGCGCCGTCGCGACGCCCGGCGTCGTCGCGGCGTATACGCACCACGATCTTCCGGGACACAACGTCTTCGGGCCGATCATCCCCGACGAGCCGTTCTTGGCCTCCGAGCGAGTCAGCTACCTCGGCCAGCCGGTCGTGGCGATCGCAGCCGAATCGCGCCGCGCCGCCCGCACCGCGGCGAAGCTGGTCGCGATCGAGTGCGACGCCGAGGCGCCGATTCTGTCGATCGAGCAGTCGATTGCCGCCGAATCGTTCATCGGTCCCCGCCGTGTTATCGAACGCGGGGACGTCAACGCTGCATTCGCGGCAGCGCCCCACGTGCTGGAGGGGGTGTTCGAGAGCAACGGTCAGGAGCAGTTCTACTTCGAGTCGCAAGCGTCGCTGGCAATCCCCGAGGAAGAGGGGCGGGTGCGGGTGATCAGCTCGACGCAAAACCCCACCGAGACCCAGACCATGGTCGCCGAGGCGCTGGGGCTGGGGCTGCACGAGGTCGTCTGCGAATGCCGGCGGATGGGGGGCGGCTTCGGCGGCAAGGAGACCCAGTCGGCGATCCCCGCCGCCATGGTCGCGCTCGCGGCGGTCAAGACCGGCCGCCCTGCGCGAATCGTCCTGACCAAGGACGAAGACATGCGCGTCACCGGCAAACGGCATGCCTACAAGAGCTGGTACAAGGTCGCGTACGACGACGACGGGCGGCTGCTCGCCGTGGCGATCGACTTTTACTCCAACGGCGGGGCGTTCGCCGACCTGAGTACGTCGGTCCTGGAGCGAACCTTGCTCCACGCGGACAACGCGTACTTTCTCCCCGCGGCACGGATCACCGGGCATATCTGCCGGACGAACCTCCCCCCCAATACGGCGTTCCGCGGTTTCGGCGGGCCGCAGGGGATCGTCGTCATTGAGAACATCCTCCAGGAAGTCGCCCAGACGCTCGGGATCGACGCCCTCGACGTCCGGCGGGCCAATCTCTACCGCGACGGCGATGACGCCCGCAACACGACCCACTACGGCCAAGTGGTGCGCGACCATGTGCTGGTCGAGACGTTCGATCGGCTGGAGACGTCCAGCGACTACCGCCGCCGAATGGCCGAGGTCGAGCGGCACAACGCGACCCCGGGCGCGGGAACGGTGAAGGGGCTCGCCCTCACCGCAGTCAAGTTCGGCATCTCGTTCACCGCCAAGTTTCTCAACCAGGGGAACGCTCTGGTCAACGTCTACACCGACGGCACGGTCCAAGTCTCGACCGGCGGGACTGAAATGGGCCAAGGGCTCAACACGAAAGTCCGCCAGATCGTGGCCGACGAATTCGGCCTGGAGGTCGAGCGCGTGCGGCTGATGACCGCCTCGACCGAAAAGAACCACAACACCTCGCCCACCGCCGCCAGCGCGGGGACCGACCTCAACGGCGCCGCGGCGGTCGACGCCTGCCGGCAAATCAAGCAACGCATGACGGAGTTCGCGGCCGATCGGTTCGCCGCGGCACATCCGGAACTGCCTCGCTCGGCGGCCGACGTCGTCTTCGTGGACGGGTTCGTCGTCGATCGGCGACTCGCCGACCCGGCTCACCGGATCCCCTTCGACCGCTTCTGCGACGCGGCCCGGCGCGAGCGGATCGACATCGGCGCCCGGGGATTCTTCGCCACGCCGGTCGCAGGGATGGACTGGGACCAGGGTCAAGGTTCGCCGTTTTTCTACTACACCACCGGCGCCGCCGTGGTCGAGGTTTCGATCGACCGCTTCACGGGCGATCTGACGCTTGATCGGCTCGATCTGGTGATGGACGTCGGCCGCATGATCAATCCCGGCGTCGACCGCGGGCAAGTGATCGGCGGACTTGTCCAGGGCCTCGGCTGGTGCACGACCGAGGAGCTCAAATACGACGACCAGGGCGCGTTGCTCTCCACCGGGCCGACGACCTACAAGATCCCCAACGTCACCGACCTGCCGCGCACGATCACGGTCGACTTCATCGACAACCCCAAGCACGCCGTCAACGTGGCGCGCAGCAAGGCGGTCGGCGAACCGCCGCTGATGCTCGGCATCGCGGCCTGGGCGGCGGCGAAGCACGCCTTGTCGCAGGCCAACCCGGCCCACGTGGCGCCGCTGCGCCTGCCGGCCACCAACGAGGAGTGCCTCATGCGGCTGGTCGAAGCGCTCGCCGCCAAGGAAACGCCGCTCGCCCCGACCAATGGCCGCCCCCGGTCCGTGCCGGGAATCCCAGCGCCGCAGATGGACGCGGAATCCCGCTGA
- the xdhC gene encoding xanthine dehydrogenase accessory protein XdhC — MPTFIERYVELAAAGTPFVAVTLVDAAGSTPQDAGSKMLVTAARLDHGTVGGGKVEAKAIGVAQDLLASGERTAFRDWSLKADVGMTCGGRVRLYFEAVNVAAWRVVVFGAGHVTQALAPLLAALPCTATVIDPRREWIERLPDGVAKVVAAHPPDEVAKLADDAFVLCMTQGHSSDLPVLVEIFRRERPLPFVGVIGSDAKAAVLRKDLAAAGVPTERITFHCPVGLPLGTNHPAEIAVSIAAQLLQVRDALQGAIR; from the coding sequence ATGCCCACGTTCATCGAACGCTATGTCGAGTTGGCCGCCGCGGGGACGCCGTTCGTCGCCGTAACGCTCGTCGACGCCGCCGGGTCCACGCCGCAAGACGCCGGCAGCAAAATGCTCGTCACCGCCGCGAGGCTCGATCACGGCACGGTCGGCGGGGGGAAGGTCGAAGCCAAAGCGATCGGCGTGGCCCAGGATCTGCTCGCCTCAGGGGAGCGGACCGCGTTTCGCGACTGGAGCCTCAAAGCCGACGTCGGCATGACCTGCGGCGGCCGCGTGCGGTTGTACTTCGAGGCCGTGAACGTCGCCGCGTGGCGGGTCGTTGTGTTCGGCGCCGGGCATGTCACGCAGGCGCTCGCCCCCCTGCTGGCGGCGCTCCCCTGCACCGCCACGGTGATCGACCCCCGCCGCGAGTGGATCGAGCGGCTCCCCGACGGCGTCGCCAAGGTTGTCGCGGCGCACCCGCCGGACGAGGTTGCAAAGCTCGCCGACGACGCCTTCGTGCTTTGCATGACGCAAGGTCACTCGAGCGACCTGCCGGTCCTCGTGGAGATCTTCCGCCGCGAGCGACCGCTGCCGTTCGTGGGAGTCATCGGCAGCGACGCCAAGGCCGCCGTGCTCCGCAAAGATCTTGCCGCCGCCGGCGTTCCGACGGAGCGAATCACATTTCACTGCCCGGTCGGTCTGCCCCTGGGGACGAACCACCCGGCCGAGATCGCGGTGAGCATCGCGGCCCAATTGCTGCAAGTGCGAGATGCGCTGCAGGGGGCGATTCGGTAG
- a CDS encoding FAD binding domain-containing protein, translated as MRDSLVLFLNGRRHEIADAWAAATLAEWLRERQGLTATKVVCSEGDCGACSVLVGRLDAASEGLVYRAIDSCIAFLYQLDRTHVVTVEGLSPGGELSPVQEAMVACHGSQCGFCTPGFVATLHGLFEGDGVSADADAPLADEELRYGLSGNLCRCTGYVQILEAGQAVDPAAVKRIGELYDPRPIVAKFAQLAATGVAFEFEGPEGPCRVSLPAALDEAVAERANRPDARLICGGTDLGVQRNHGRVQLRDVICLAHVAEFDRVVVEDDQLILGAGATWRQVERAVREPLPELWRVLTRFGSPQIRNMGTVGGNLVNASPIADSLPAFYVLEATVHLASLRGVRTVPIAQFYLGYKKLDLMPDELLTEVRVPLPRVERGELLRLDKVSKRRDMDISTVASAVWLRVEDDVIAEARFAFGGVGPVVLRCRQAEAAAIGRPLCEESLRTVGGVARREVTPISDVRGGEAYRSQLVENLLAKAGRELALALALTEA; from the coding sequence ATGCGAGACAGCCTTGTCCTCTTTCTCAACGGCCGGCGACACGAAATCGCCGACGCCTGGGCCGCGGCGACCCTTGCCGAATGGCTCCGCGAACGGCAGGGCCTCACCGCCACGAAAGTCGTCTGCTCCGAAGGAGACTGCGGGGCGTGCAGCGTGCTGGTCGGTCGGCTCGACGCGGCAAGCGAGGGGCTCGTCTATCGGGCGATCGATTCCTGCATCGCATTTCTGTATCAGCTTGACCGGACGCACGTCGTCACGGTCGAGGGGCTCTCTCCCGGCGGCGAGTTGTCGCCGGTGCAAGAGGCGATGGTCGCCTGCCACGGCAGTCAGTGCGGGTTCTGCACCCCCGGTTTCGTGGCGACGCTGCACGGGTTGTTCGAGGGGGACGGCGTCAGCGCCGACGCGGACGCGCCCCTGGCCGACGAAGAGCTGCGCTACGGCCTCTCCGGGAACCTTTGTCGCTGCACCGGTTACGTGCAAATTTTGGAAGCCGGACAGGCCGTCGACCCGGCTGCGGTGAAACGCATCGGAGAACTCTACGACCCGCGGCCGATAGTGGCCAAGTTCGCTCAGTTGGCTGCGACAGGCGTTGCGTTTGAATTCGAGGGGCCCGAGGGCCCCTGCCGCGTCAGTCTCCCCGCCGCGCTCGATGAAGCCGTCGCCGAACGCGCAAACCGACCCGATGCGCGACTGATCTGCGGCGGCACCGACCTGGGGGTGCAACGCAACCACGGCCGCGTCCAGCTTCGCGACGTGATTTGCCTCGCTCACGTAGCGGAGTTCGACCGGGTCGTTGTCGAAGACGACCAATTGATCCTCGGCGCCGGGGCGACTTGGCGGCAGGTCGAGCGCGCCGTCCGCGAGCCGCTCCCCGAGTTGTGGCGGGTCCTCACGCGGTTCGGAAGCCCGCAGATCCGCAACATGGGGACCGTGGGGGGGAACCTCGTCAACGCCTCGCCGATCGCCGACTCGCTGCCGGCGTTCTACGTGCTTGAGGCGACGGTGCACCTCGCCTCCCTGCGGGGCGTGCGCACGGTTCCGATCGCACAATTCTATTTGGGCTACAAGAAGCTCGATCTCATGCCTGACGAGCTGTTGACCGAGGTCCGCGTCCCGCTGCCGCGGGTCGAGCGGGGCGAGCTTCTGCGGCTCGACAAGGTCTCCAAACGCCGCGACATGGACATCAGCACGGTCGCTTCGGCTGTCTGGCTGCGGGTCGAGGACGACGTGATCGCCGAAGCGCGATTTGCGTTCGGGGGCGTCGGACCGGTCGTGCTTCGCTGCCGGCAGGCCGAAGCGGCGGCGATCGGCCGGCCCCTGTGCGAGGAGTCCCTGCGGACCGTCGGGGGCGTCGCACGCCGGGAAGTGACGCCAATCTCCGACGTTCGCGGCGGCGAGGCGTATCGTTCGCAGTTGGTCGAGAATCTGCTCGCCAAGGCGGGTCGGGAACTCGCACTTGCTCTGGCCCTGACGGAGGCCTGA
- a CDS encoding Na+:solute symporter, whose protein sequence is MSDLHLSRLDVAIIGLYLAATVGIGFWISKRASKNIQNYFLGGNSIPWYALGLSNASGMFDISGTMWMVYLLFVYGLKSVWIPWLWPVFNQVFMMAFLSIWLRRSGVMTGAEWIRFRFGDGPGAQLAHMAVVLFALVNVVGFLAYGFIGVGKSAANFLPWELSIDPATNANYYGLAITLLTTAYVVKGGMFSVVFTEILQFAIMTIACIWVGVIAMQQVAPETLAAATPAGWGDLRFGARLDLDWSKLLPAADAKIASDGWQLFGWFVGLMLIKGTLQSIAGPAPNYDMQRVLSARSPREAAYMSGIVNVVLLVPRYMLVAGLTVLALAFFADELRAKGDAVDFETVLPLAMREFMPSGLLGLLVAALLAAFMSTYAATVNAAPAYVVNDIYKRYVRPDGTDREYVAMSYAVSIVVVLIGTAIGLYVTSLSAIVQWIVTALYGGYTAANLLKWVWWRFNSYGYFWGMAAGMAAAGIVPNVAERLATAEIIGRHAEIYCFPLIFAISLAGCVGGSLATRPDDLDVLKRFYLKVRPWGFWGPIHELVADDRPGVQPNRDFGRDMLNSAVGIAWQTALTATGVFIVVQDWRGLAWSLATVALTSLFLKISWLDRIEDYPPDLAAIAGVETPVAARQAAATG, encoded by the coding sequence ATGTCTGACTTGCACCTCAGCCGACTCGACGTGGCGATCATCGGCCTCTATTTGGCCGCGACGGTCGGCATCGGTTTTTGGATTTCGAAACGGGCCTCGAAGAATATTCAGAACTACTTCCTCGGCGGCAACTCGATTCCCTGGTACGCGCTGGGCTTGTCGAACGCCTCGGGTATGTTCGACATCAGCGGCACCATGTGGATGGTGTACCTGCTGTTCGTCTACGGATTGAAGAGCGTTTGGATCCCCTGGTTGTGGCCCGTATTCAACCAGGTGTTCATGATGGCGTTTCTGTCGATTTGGTTGCGCCGGTCAGGGGTGATGACTGGGGCCGAGTGGATTCGGTTTCGCTTCGGCGACGGCCCCGGGGCGCAACTTGCCCATATGGCGGTCGTGTTGTTTGCCCTGGTCAACGTGGTCGGATTCCTGGCGTACGGGTTCATCGGCGTCGGCAAGAGCGCGGCCAACTTCTTGCCTTGGGAACTTTCGATCGATCCGGCGACGAACGCGAATTACTACGGGCTTGCAATCACGTTGTTGACGACGGCGTACGTCGTGAAGGGAGGGATGTTCAGCGTCGTGTTCACCGAGATCCTGCAGTTTGCGATCATGACGATCGCGTGCATTTGGGTCGGCGTGATTGCGATGCAGCAGGTCGCCCCGGAGACGTTGGCGGCGGCGACGCCGGCAGGGTGGGGCGACTTGCGGTTTGGCGCCCGGCTCGATCTCGACTGGTCGAAGCTGCTTCCGGCCGCAGATGCAAAGATCGCCTCCGACGGTTGGCAGCTGTTCGGCTGGTTCGTCGGGCTGATGCTCATCAAGGGAACGCTGCAAAGCATCGCCGGCCCGGCCCCGAATTACGACATGCAACGAGTCCTGTCGGCCCGTTCGCCGCGCGAGGCGGCCTATATGAGCGGCATCGTCAACGTCGTGCTGCTCGTGCCCCGGTACATGCTCGTAGCCGGGCTGACCGTGCTCGCGCTGGCGTTCTTTGCCGACGAGTTGCGGGCTAAGGGAGACGCCGTCGACTTCGAGACCGTCTTGCCGTTGGCGATGCGCGAGTTCATGCCAAGCGGACTGCTTGGGCTGTTGGTCGCTGCGCTGTTGGCGGCGTTTATGTCGACCTACGCGGCCACCGTGAACGCGGCGCCGGCTTATGTGGTCAACGACATCTACAAGCGGTACGTGCGGCCGGACGGAACCGATCGTGAGTATGTGGCGATGAGCTATGCCGTGTCGATCGTCGTGGTGCTGATCGGCACGGCGATCGGGCTGTACGTCACCTCGCTCAGCGCGATCGTCCAATGGATCGTCACCGCACTGTACGGGGGCTACACGGCGGCGAACCTGCTGAAGTGGGTCTGGTGGAGGTTCAACAGCTACGGCTATTTCTGGGGGATGGCCGCGGGGATGGCGGCCGCGGGGATCGTGCCGAACGTCGCAGAGCGACTCGCCACGGCGGAGATCATCGGGCGCCACGCCGAGATCTACTGCTTTCCGCTTATCTTCGCCATTTCACTTGCCGGGTGCGTCGGCGGTTCGCTCGCAACGAGGCCGGACGATCTCGACGTGCTCAAGCGGTTTTACCTCAAAGTCCGTCCCTGGGGCTTCTGGGGGCCGATCCATGAATTGGTCGCCGACGACCGGCCGGGGGTGCAGCCGAACCGCGACTTCGGCCGCGACATGCTCAACTCGGCGGTCGGCATCGCGTGGCAGACGGCGCTCACTGCGACCGGCGTCTTCATTGTCGTGCAAGATTGGCGAGGGCTCGCGTGGTCGTTGGCGACCGTCGCCTTGACCAGCTTGTTTCTGAAGATTTCCTGGTTGGACCGCATCGAGGACTATCCGCCCGACCTTGCGGCGATCGCCGGCGTCGAGACGCCCGTCGCCGCTCGGCAAGCGGCAGCAACGGGGTGA